The proteins below come from a single Aspergillus oryzae RIB40 DNA, chromosome 5 genomic window:
- a CDS encoding uncharacterized protein (predicted protein), whose translation MAIWTTIRSRCKSFTDRAVAYHKLDDGETKEVDRQKWESVSLSESIAISQHQVQSAKSLPVVLLFTSTVFFAMCLIFRALMRGYASIDMACTKKLSAWDGFIPYPYDQIEKLNKSTDRDWWVQDGNLVTLTEWAHQVHCLGLIRQWIYREQFDYSMFTNTSSTRFHIHKDHCFMILKTMIECQADVTPVLFARDTSGIGAWKTRDAPRKCRRNDALVRFIEENKLCGLECSPEDIVQTWDQSL comes from the exons ATGGCTATCTGGACTACAATCCGCAGTCGGTGCAAATCCTTCACAGACCGCGCGGTCGCATACCACAAGctagatgatggagagaccAAAGAGGTCGATAGGCAAAAGTGGGAATCAGTGTCTTTATCTGAAAGTATAGCCATCAGTCAACATCAGGTGCAATCGGCAAAGAGCTTGCCAGTAGTACTCCTTTTTACCAGCACCGTATTCTTCGCCATGTGTCTGATCTTCCGCGCATTGATGAGAGGCTATGCGTCAATCGACATGGCTTGTACAAAGAAACTGTCTGCCTGGG ACGGATTTATCCCATACCCATACGATCAGAtcgagaagctcaacaagTCAACCGACAGAGACTGGTGGGTTCAAGACGGTAACCTTGTCACCCTTACAGAGT GGGCCCATCAAGTGCACTGTCTTGGTCTTATTAGGCAGTGGATCTATCGTGAGCAGTTCGACTATTCCATGTTCACAAATACTAGTTCCACACGTTTCCACATACACAAAGACCACTGTTTCATGATCCTTAAAACCATGATCGAGTGTCAAGCGGATGTCACACCTGTTCTATTCGCAAGAGATACATCGGGTATAGGTGCGTGGAAGACTCGCGATGCACCTCGCAAATGTCGGCGAAACGATGCCCTGGTTAGATTTATCGAGGAGAACAAACTATGTGGTCTAGAGTGCAGTCCGGAAGATATTGTACAGACG TGGGACCAAAGTTTGTGA
- a CDS encoding uncharacterized protein (predicted protein), which produces MNSDRKRNPIYFTLTSVFLVASTLILLDAVRFHPTNAQCVQRMFTWSPVKDIIEYEWTMFPEFGFLVHSKWFDAALPEREAAWEEFLPNWIRSPLNADNILALPEVFVQLECLNLLRLHAQKDETDNRHLPSFRGSEDKVYHRVEQCFDRLRTSVLCWSDIVPVLQEYADDDLHTHVVKYDFATKHNCRNFAGIRDWTLRNGVKEVEMNNAWWGGFAGV; this is translated from the exons ATGAATAGCGATCGCAAGCGAAACCCCATATACTTCACGTTAACATCTGTTTTCCTAGTCGCGTCCACCTTGATACTTCTGGACGCCGTCCGATTCCACCCTACAAATGCACAATGTGTCCAAAGGATGTTCACCTGGTCCCCTGTGAAGGATATAATAGAGTACGAGTGGACGATGTTCCCTGAATTTGGCTTCTTGGTCCATTCCAAGTGGTTTGACGCTGCCCTGCCAGAGCGCGAGGCAGCCTGGGAAGAGTTTCTACCTA ACTGGATCCGTTCCCCATTAAATGCAGACAACATCCTCGCTCTCCCTGAAGTCTTTGTTCAATTAGAATGTCTCAACCTCCTTCGATTGCACGCCCAAAAAGATGAAACAGACAATCGCCATCTACCCTCGTTCCGGGGATCTGAAGACAAAGTCTACCACAGGGTAGAGCAATGTTTCGATCGACTAAGGACATCGGTTCTCTGCTGGTCCGATATTGTTCCCGTACTCCAAGAGTATGCGGACGATGACCTGCACACGCACGTTGTTAAGTATGACTTTGCGACGAAGCACAATTGCCGTAACTTTGCTGGAATTCGAGACTGGACGTTGCGAAACGGGGTTAAGGAGGTTGAGATGAATAACGCGTGGTGGGGAGGGTTTGCTGGGGTTTAA
- a CDS encoding uncharacterized protein (predicted protein), translating to MQSPRIYYPIILLVFLLCLGMLVSYLPTIERPICPQQTSEKYESLSSETNRGIPRTFFPTEPAPGQTLLDEAHLTTNGGFFMVRRGISDKPVGYGISMLHQAHCIDMLRAALLGGMHDHSLNFKRDGLRKVDSLDDEHLEHCLDYIAQIGSSEWGRLWAVYFLADFTTSQ from the exons ATGCAATCCCCCCGTATCTACTATCCCATAATCCTCCTGGTATTCCTCCTATGTCTCGGAATGCTAGTATCATACCTCCCAACCATTGAACGACCAATATGCCCCCAGCAGACAAGTGAGAAATATGAATCACTAAGCAGCGAAACCAACCGGGGGATCCCCAGAACATTCTTTCCAACCGAACCAGCACCGGGCCAAACCCTCCTTGACGAAGCCCACCTCACGACAAACGGGGGCTTCTTCATGGTCCGAAGGGGCATATCTGATAAACCAGTCGGCTACGGAATCTCGATGTTACACCAAGCGCACTGTATCGATATGCTGCGTGCTGCGCTGTTGGGAGGGATGCATGATCATAGTTTGAATTTCAAACGGGATGGGCTGAGGAAGGTGGATTcgttggatgatgagcattTGGAGCATTGTTTGGATTATATTGCGCAG ATAGGGAGCTCAGAGTGGGGGAGACTCTGGGCAGTTTACTTTCTGGCTGACTTCACCACCTCtcaatga